One genomic window of Calorimonas adulescens includes the following:
- the spoVAD gene encoding stage V sporulation protein AD encodes MTKRIGKQTVKLQNPPSILSFASIVGPKEGQGPLGVYFDQVLEDDMFGEKSWEKAECKMLQETIKLAIKKANLTVDDINYVLAGDLLNQIISSSFMAREIQIPYIGLFGACSTMAESLSLAAMLVDGGFADYVVAATSSHFSSAERQYRFPLELGTQRPLTSTWTVTGAGATILGDTSKGNGPYITYVTNGRVVDLGIKDQFNMGAAMAPAAADTIKAHFDDTGFKQSDYDLIISGDLGKIGVDLTLKLLEKVNLDISDRFTDSGLKIFDTEKQDTHAGASGCGCSAAVLNGYLIKEILKGKYNRVLFMSTGALLSPTSTLQGESIPGIAHAVTIQRTLD; translated from the coding sequence ATGACAAAAAGAATAGGTAAGCAGACAGTAAAATTACAAAATCCGCCTTCGATTTTATCGTTTGCTTCTATTGTAGGACCAAAAGAGGGACAGGGACCATTAGGTGTGTATTTTGATCAGGTGCTTGAGGATGATATGTTTGGCGAAAAATCATGGGAAAAAGCAGAGTGTAAGATGCTACAGGAAACTATAAAATTAGCGATAAAAAAGGCAAATCTTACTGTTGATGATATAAACTATGTACTGGCAGGTGATTTATTAAATCAAATAATATCCTCCAGCTTTATGGCAAGAGAGATTCAGATTCCATATATAGGATTATTTGGCGCTTGTTCTACAATGGCCGAATCTTTAAGCCTTGCGGCAATGCTTGTTGATGGCGGCTTTGCCGATTATGTTGTAGCGGCTACATCGAGCCACTTTTCTTCAGCAGAAAGACAATACAGATTCCCGTTGGAACTTGGAACTCAAAGACCTTTAACATCCACATGGACTGTAACGGGAGCTGGCGCAACAATTTTAGGAGATACCTCGAAAGGGAATGGTCCATATATTACTTATGTAACTAATGGAAGAGTGGTTGACCTTGGTATAAAAGACCAGTTTAATATGGGTGCAGCAATGGCACCTGCTGCAGCTGATACCATAAAAGCACACTTTGACGATACTGGTTTCAAACAAAGTGACTATGATTTGATAATTTCTGGCGATCTTGGCAAGATAGGTGTGGACCTTACATTAAAACTTTTAGAAAAAGTAAATTTGGACATTAGTGATAGATTTACAGATAGTGGTTTGAAAATTTTTGATACAGAAAAACAGGATACTCATGCAGGTGCCAGTGGATGTGGTTGTTCAGCGGCTGTGCTAAATGGGTATTTAATAAAAGAGATTCTAAAGGGTAAATATAATAGGGTATTGTTTATGTCTACCGGTGCTCTATTATCTCCAACAAGTACGTTACAAGGTGAATCCATACCAGGAATCGCTCACGCTGTGACAATTCAGAGAACACTGGATTAA
- the spoVAE gene encoding stage V sporulation protein AE, producing MEYLLAFIIGGIACVIAQILMDTTKLTSGRILVIYVTAGAILSALGIYQKIVDIGGAGATIPLTGFGHSLAQGAIKAVKKDGLLGAFTGGLTATSGGIGAAIIFGYLMSVIFNPKTKK from the coding sequence ATGGAGTATTTACTTGCTTTTATTATTGGCGGGATTGCATGTGTAATAGCTCAGATATTGATGGATACAACCAAATTAACATCAGGTAGAATACTGGTTATATATGTAACCGCCGGCGCTATATTAAGCGCGCTGGGCATATATCAAAAAATTGTTGACATAGGTGGTGCCGGTGCTACAATTCCACTAACCGGATTTGGGCACAGTTTAGCGCAGGGTGCTATAAAAGCAGTGAAGAAAGATGGCCTACTTGGCGCTTTTACGGGAGGCCTTACTGCAACATCGGGTGGCATTGGGGCCGCCATCATCTTTGGATATTTAATGTCAGTAATATTTAATCCAAAAACTAAAAAATGA
- a CDS encoding ClpP family protease produces the protein MQDSSINEVNTEENPVSNNINQFGVSNLPNFQSDIYCLSIIGQIEGHLILPPQNKTTKYEHIIPQLIGIDENPNIKGLLVVLNTVGGDVEAGLAIAEIISSLSKPTVSIVVGGGHSIGVPLAVSTDYSFIVPSASMTIHPIRMNGLIIGVPQTFEYFNKMQDRVVDFIVRNSGITREKFLNLMLKTGELATDVGTILIGKEAVECKLIDEVGGIDNALKKLRELINFASTVSR, from the coding sequence ATGCAAGATAGCTCAATTAATGAAGTTAACACTGAAGAAAATCCGGTTAGCAATAATATAAATCAATTTGGGGTTTCTAATCTCCCAAATTTTCAAAGCGATATTTACTGTTTGTCTATTATAGGACAAATAGAAGGTCATCTTATTCTACCTCCGCAAAATAAGACTACAAAGTATGAACACATAATACCACAACTTATTGGGATAGATGAAAATCCAAATATTAAGGGATTGCTTGTTGTGTTAAATACTGTAGGAGGAGACGTTGAAGCGGGTCTTGCGATTGCAGAAATAATATCATCACTTTCTAAACCTACAGTATCTATCGTTGTGGGTGGTGGACATAGCATTGGTGTACCGCTCGCAGTTTCTACAGACTATTCCTTTATCGTTCCAAGCGCCTCCATGACAATTCATCCAATCAGGATGAATGGTTTGATTATAGGGGTTCCACAAACTTTTGAGTATTTCAATAAGATGCAGGACAGGGTAGTGGATTTCATCGTGAGGAATTCAGGAATAACACGTGAAAAATTTTTAAATTTAATGCTTAAAACCGGTGAATTAGCTACAGATGTTGGTACAATATTAATAGGCAAAGAAGCTGTAGAATGTAAACTTATAGATGAAGTAGGCGGAATAGATAATGCTCTTAAAAAGCTAAGAGAACTGATAAACTTTGCATCAACTGTATCGAGGTGA
- a CDS encoding YlzJ-like family protein, whose translation MYYTIVPLDILYLDIYKQRKFCEIWKNNVIFKLEEINDEEYRIFDIFSLNPSDYLNPYFSPGTVIKKKDLINL comes from the coding sequence ATGTATTATACCATTGTTCCGCTAGATATTTTATATTTGGATATATATAAACAAAGGAAATTTTGTGAGATTTGGAAAAACAATGTCATATTTAAACTTGAAGAAATTAATGATGAAGAATATAGAATTTTTGATATTTTTTCTTTAAACCCAAGTGATTACTTAAATCCATATTTTTCGCCAGGCACTGTTATAAAAAAGAAAGATTTAATAAATTTATGA
- a CDS encoding FtsK/SpoIIIE family DNA translocase, with product MCCKTHLLFWRRVRYNLKDKYNKTAILLVHLLLLILFIFIFISILSFDTGLMGEFFRKTFKYLFGIGDIGFSVLLILIGVYNIYTYKSLNLHQYKLYLLVVIYIDLLLLANIYNIPYQVSFNRYIKNCISPPNLNRSGGIVGSFLSYILLSLFGNTGSYVVLILSLMISITLTVDRKYIKEYFNNVVIKKGKATKEVPSTSETHDLKEKVYSDEKSRSPVSDEETRIKIIDFLDQSKDHTPEIKDNNSKIVNSVFDYDTPDINLLRSPGKKSKDLRQDYIENARVLEQTLLNFGIEAKVMQINHGPAVTRYELQLSPGVKVSKVLSLQDDIALAMATQGIRIEAPIPGKSAVGIEVPNKNINPVYIKEVLSSKEFQNSTSNLSFALGKDITGNNVIGDLSSMPHLLIAGATGSGKSVCLNTIIISLLYKSSPNQVRLILIDPKVVELGIYNGIPHLLIPVVTDPVKAAQALNWAVQEMINRYKVFAENNVRDIDGYNKLYANEPDKYMPKIAIIIDELSDLMMVSPAEVEDYICRLAQMARAAGIHLIIATQRPSVNVITGIIKANIPSRISFAVSSHIDSRTILDIAGAEKLLGKGDMLYMPIGVNKPIRVQGAFITEEEVQSVVNYLKERYPANYDKNVEDEIEEDRQKDKREKDYDELLPKAVEIIIESNQASASLLQRRLRIGYNRAARIIEQMEELGFVSKYDNGKPREVLITREQWQKFFNSEGRG from the coding sequence ATGTGTTGCAAGACACATTTATTATTTTGGAGGAGAGTGAGATATAATTTGAAGGATAAATATAACAAAACAGCAATCCTCCTTGTACACCTACTGCTATTAATTTTATTTATTTTTATCTTCATAAGCATATTAAGCTTTGATACAGGTCTAATGGGAGAATTTTTCAGAAAAACATTTAAATATCTTTTTGGAATAGGAGATATAGGGTTTTCTGTCCTTTTAATTCTCATAGGTGTTTATAATATATATACATATAAAAGTTTAAATTTACATCAATATAAGTTATATTTGTTGGTGGTTATATATATAGATCTATTATTATTAGCTAATATCTATAATATTCCTTATCAAGTATCATTTAATAGATATATTAAAAATTGTATCTCTCCCCCAAACTTAAACAGAAGTGGAGGCATAGTAGGTAGTTTTTTGAGTTATATATTGTTATCTTTATTTGGGAATACAGGTAGCTATGTAGTGTTAATATTAAGCCTAATGATCAGTATAACTCTAACAGTCGATAGGAAATATATAAAGGAATATTTTAATAATGTTGTTATAAAAAAAGGCAAAGCAACAAAAGAGGTTCCGTCTACCTCTGAGACTCATGATCTCAAAGAAAAAGTTTATTCAGATGAAAAAAGCAGATCACCTGTATCTGATGAGGAAACAAGGATCAAGATTATAGATTTTTTGGATCAAAGCAAAGATCACACTCCAGAAATTAAAGATAATAACTCTAAAATAGTAAATTCAGTATTTGATTATGATACTCCGGATATAAATCTTTTGAGAAGCCCTGGGAAAAAATCAAAAGATTTAAGACAGGATTATATAGAGAATGCGCGGGTACTTGAACAAACTTTACTAAATTTCGGTATAGAAGCAAAGGTAATGCAAATAAATCATGGACCTGCGGTAACAAGGTATGAATTGCAATTGAGTCCTGGTGTTAAAGTTAGCAAAGTACTTAGTCTGCAAGATGATATTGCTCTTGCTATGGCTACGCAAGGTATAAGAATAGAGGCACCTATACCTGGTAAATCAGCAGTTGGTATTGAAGTCCCTAATAAAAATATCAATCCAGTGTATATCAAAGAGGTATTATCAAGTAAAGAGTTTCAAAACAGCACTTCAAATTTATCATTTGCCTTAGGCAAGGATATAACGGGTAATAATGTAATTGGAGATTTATCATCTATGCCGCATCTTTTAATCGCAGGTGCTACAGGTTCAGGGAAAAGCGTTTGTTTGAATACGATTATTATAAGCTTGCTGTACAAATCATCACCCAATCAGGTGAGACTTATATTAATCGATCCCAAGGTTGTTGAGCTGGGCATATACAATGGTATACCCCATCTTTTGATACCTGTTGTTACGGATCCTGTGAAAGCTGCACAGGCTTTAAACTGGGCTGTTCAAGAGATGATTAACAGATATAAGGTATTTGCAGAAAATAACGTACGTGATATAGATGGATATAACAAACTTTATGCAAATGAACCTGATAAATATATGCCTAAGATAGCAATAATTATCGATGAATTATCTGATCTTATGATGGTATCACCTGCAGAGGTAGAGGATTATATATGCAGATTGGCCCAGATGGCCCGTGCTGCAGGTATACATTTGATAATAGCTACACAAAGGCCTTCAGTTAATGTAATAACAGGAATAATTAAAGCAAACATACCATCAAGAATTTCTTTTGCTGTTTCGTCACATATTGACTCTAGAACCATACTTGATATTGCAGGGGCAGAAAAATTGTTAGGTAAAGGTGATATGCTCTATATGCCTATAGGTGTAAATAAACCAATAAGGGTACAGGGTGCTTTTATTACTGAAGAGGAGGTACAATCTGTTGTGAATTATTTAAAAGAAAGATATCCTGCAAATTATGATAAAAACGTAGAAGATGAAATTGAGGAAGATAGACAAAAGGATAAAAGAGAAAAAGATTACGATGAATTGCTCCCAAAAGCTGTAGAAATAATTATCGAAAGCAATCAAGCGTCTGCTTCTCTATTGCAAAGAAGATTAAGAATAGGATATAATAGAGCAGCAAGAATAATAGAACAAATGGAGGAATTGGGGTTTGTTAGCAAATATGATAATGGCAAACCGCGTGAGGTCCTTATAACCAGAGAACAATGGCAGAAATTTTTTAATTCCGAGGGGAGAGGTTAA
- the rimO gene encoding 30S ribosomal protein S12 methylthiotransferase RimO, producing MEQKICVISLGCSKNLVESEHIIYAAQKLGYTLTGDINNADIAIINTCGFISDATSESIQYIINTGRLKENGKLKYLLVTGCMVERYRDELLHEMPEIDAIVSSSNPEDIIRAIESIGDSKRLCCIKDNINIEEYPRILSTPSYMAYIKISEGCNNNCSFCTIPAIKGKYRSRTIENIVKEVRHLSRRGVKEIILVAQDTSRYGIDIYHRYAITDLLEALGEIDGIKWIRLMYCYPEAITDKLIETIKDQPKVCHYLDMPIQHCSNRILKSMHRDSSKNNLISIINRLRENIPDIVLRTTLMVGYPGESDREFNELLDFINEMEFDNVGTFAYSREEGTEAFDLPDQIKQQIKIQRKQKVMITQRDISYSRNQNRINNVYEVLIEKKISNGKYMGRYFGQAPEVDGIFYVNSKVNLTPGQFVKAITRRAYVYDLEGEYYEEDGTS from the coding sequence TTGGAACAAAAAATATGCGTTATATCACTGGGGTGTTCAAAAAATCTTGTTGAATCAGAACATATAATTTATGCGGCTCAAAAGCTTGGTTATACACTAACAGGTGATATAAACAACGCAGATATAGCTATTATTAACACATGTGGCTTTATTTCTGATGCTACATCGGAATCAATACAATATATTATCAACACTGGAAGGCTCAAGGAGAATGGTAAATTAAAATACCTATTAGTAACTGGTTGTATGGTTGAAAGGTACAGAGATGAATTATTACACGAAATGCCGGAAATAGACGCAATTGTGTCAAGCTCGAATCCTGAAGATATAATTAGAGCTATTGAATCTATTGGCGATTCAAAAAGACTGTGTTGTATAAAAGATAATATAAATATAGAAGAGTATCCAAGGATACTGTCAACACCATCTTATATGGCTTATATTAAGATTTCGGAAGGATGCAATAATAATTGCAGTTTTTGTACCATACCAGCCATCAAGGGCAAATATAGAAGTAGAACCATTGAAAATATAGTGAAAGAGGTGCGGCATCTGTCAAGAAGAGGGGTCAAAGAAATTATTTTGGTGGCACAAGATACCTCCAGATATGGAATAGATATATACCACAGGTATGCTATTACCGACCTTCTTGAGGCTCTTGGTGAAATTGATGGTATTAAGTGGATAAGGCTTATGTATTGTTATCCAGAAGCCATAACAGATAAACTTATAGAAACAATTAAAGACCAGCCCAAAGTATGTCATTATCTCGATATGCCCATTCAACATTGTAGCAACAGGATATTAAAAAGTATGCACCGTGATTCGTCTAAAAACAATTTAATTTCAATAATCAATAGGCTCAGGGAAAATATTCCAGATATTGTATTACGGACTACACTAATGGTTGGATATCCTGGTGAGAGCGACAGGGAGTTTAATGAGTTGTTAGATTTTATCAATGAAATGGAGTTTGACAACGTAGGTACTTTTGCATATTCAAGAGAAGAGGGCACGGAAGCATTTGATTTACCGGATCAGATTAAGCAACAGATTAAAATTCAGAGGAAGCAAAAGGTTATGATAACTCAGAGAGATATTTCCTATAGTAGAAATCAAAATAGAATCAATAATGTTTACGAGGTATTGATTGAAAAAAAGATATCTAATGGTAAATACATGGGAAGGTACTTTGGCCAGGCCCCTGAGGTAGATGGCATATTTTATGTAAACAGTAAAGTCAATTTAACTCCAGGGCAATTTGTAAAAGCAATAACAAGGAGAGCCTATGTTTATGATTTGGAAGGGGAATATTATGAAGAGGATGGGACTAGCTAA
- the pgsA gene encoding CDP-diacylglycerol--glycerol-3-phosphate 3-phosphatidyltransferase, with the protein MGLANKLTLIRILLVPIIIIFMLSGSKNGYVISAVLFIIAAITDELDGYIARTRNEITKFGKLIDPIADKLLITATLIMLVEIGRLPAWVAIIIIGREFIVTGIRMIALTEGIIISASNLGKLKTIAQMIAICSLMLNNYPFYLINIPFSTIAMFVALIITIISGIDYIYKSRKLIYNI; encoded by the coding sequence ATGGGACTAGCTAATAAGTTGACATTAATAAGGATACTGTTGGTGCCGATTATAATTATATTTATGCTGTCAGGCTCGAAAAATGGATATGTCATCTCGGCGGTACTGTTTATAATTGCAGCCATTACTGATGAGCTAGATGGATATATAGCCAGAACAAGAAATGAAATAACAAAATTTGGTAAACTAATTGACCCAATAGCTGACAAACTTTTAATTACAGCTACACTTATAATGCTTGTAGAAATTGGAAGGTTACCAGCGTGGGTTGCTATTATAATCATAGGACGAGAATTTATAGTAACAGGGATCAGGATGATAGCGTTGACTGAGGGGATAATAATTTCAGCCAGCAATCTTGGGAAATTGAAAACTATCGCACAAATGATAGCTATCTGTTCTTTAATGCTGAACAATTATCCTTTCTACTTGATAAACATACCATTCAGTACAATTGCTATGTTTGTTGCACTTATTATCACTATAATATCAGGGATAGATTATATATATAAGTCAAGAAAATTAATATATAATATTTGA